One Actinopolymorpha sp. NPDC004070 genomic window carries:
- a CDS encoding glycosyltransferase encodes MSDTSAIGGRAPARRIVLATSNGTGMGHLARQAAVALALRDTVDAEPLVFSLSQAVHVVTRHGLRAEYCPSHHRHWMPHLSWHGYLAARVGALLAETGADTFVFDGVAPYLGLLRARAAHPDVAFVWVRRGMWRPGANRRALAAEPFFDLVVEPGDLAAEADRGATARRPNAVRVPPISVWPRSRPLPRPEAAAALGLDPERPTALVTLGAGSINDAVTPARAAIRTFLDRPDWQVAVTRAPLARSGLLPAEAGRVHELVGVYPLARYLAAFDVAVSAAGYNAVHELLPAGVPTVLVPNAATATDDQLTRAAAVARDGLAVLAADDTAPAVAAACALLLEPSRRAELALACARLPAPTGDLATAERLHDLGGFTGHRAGRAERLRAFDLEARAGVMRALGPAGTSAVRRALGRLPVPGPTRPLAVRPSVTDRLDPAQLRGDHPVEHVLPDSSPAYRARRLEIARDVYRWPAEAQPCDEPSDPDERRPVSDHA; translated from the coding sequence ATGAGCGACACCTCCGCGATCGGTGGGCGGGCCCCGGCGCGCCGGATCGTCCTGGCCACCAGCAACGGCACCGGTATGGGGCACCTGGCCCGGCAGGCCGCCGTCGCGCTCGCGCTCCGGGACACGGTGGATGCCGAGCCGCTCGTCTTCTCCCTGTCCCAGGCCGTGCACGTCGTGACCCGGCACGGGCTGCGGGCGGAGTACTGCCCGAGCCACCACCGCCACTGGATGCCACACCTTTCCTGGCACGGGTACCTCGCCGCGCGCGTCGGCGCCCTGCTGGCCGAGACCGGTGCCGACACCTTCGTCTTCGACGGGGTGGCGCCCTACCTCGGGCTGCTCCGCGCCCGGGCCGCGCACCCGGACGTGGCGTTCGTCTGGGTACGCCGCGGCATGTGGCGGCCCGGCGCCAACCGGCGGGCGCTCGCCGCCGAACCGTTCTTCGACCTGGTCGTCGAGCCCGGCGACCTGGCCGCCGAGGCCGACCGCGGCGCCACGGCCCGGCGACCGAACGCCGTACGGGTCCCGCCGATCAGCGTGTGGCCCCGCAGCCGGCCACTGCCGCGTCCGGAGGCGGCGGCCGCGCTCGGCCTCGACCCGGAACGGCCGACTGCCCTGGTCACCCTCGGCGCCGGCTCGATCAACGACGCGGTCACGCCCGCGCGGGCCGCGATCCGGACCTTCCTCGACCGCCCGGACTGGCAGGTGGCGGTGACCCGCGCACCGCTGGCGCGGTCCGGGCTGCTGCCCGCGGAGGCGGGCCGGGTGCACGAGCTCGTGGGCGTCTACCCGCTGGCCCGATATCTCGCGGCGTTCGACGTGGCGGTGAGCGCGGCCGGCTACAACGCGGTGCACGAGTTGCTGCCGGCCGGGGTGCCGACCGTTCTGGTGCCGAACGCCGCCACCGCCACCGACGACCAGCTGACCCGAGCCGCGGCTGTAGCCCGGGACGGGCTCGCCGTGCTGGCCGCCGACGACACCGCGCCGGCGGTGGCCGCCGCGTGTGCTCTCCTGCTGGAGCCGTCCCGGCGGGCCGAGCTGGCTCTGGCGTGCGCGCGGCTGCCCGCGCCGACCGGCGACCTGGCCACCGCGGAGCGGCTACACGACCTCGGCGGCTTCACCGGCCACCGGGCCGGCCGAGCCGAACGCCTGCGCGCGTTCGACCTGGAGGCCCGGGCCGGGGTGATGCGGGCGCTCGGCCCGGCCGGAACCTCCGCCGTACGCCGCGCACTGGGCCGGCTACCGGTCCCCGGACCGACGCGCCCGCTGGCCGTCCGGCCGAGCGTCACCGACCGGCTGGACCCGGCCCAGCTGCGTGGCGACCACCCGGTCGAGCACGTGCTGCCGGACAGTTCCCCGGCCTACCGCGCCCGGCGCCTCGAGATCGCCCGCGACGTCTACCGCTGGCCGGCGGAGGCTCAGCCGTGCGACGAGCCGAGCGACCCGGACGAGCGCCGGCCCGTCTCCGACCACGCCTGA